From one Paenibacillus sp. FSL K6-1330 genomic stretch:
- the uvrA gene encoding excinuclease ABC subunit UvrA, translated as MAIENLVIKGARAHNLKNIDVTIPRDKFVVLTGLSGSGKSSLAFDTIYAEGQRRYVESLSAYARQFLGQMEKPDVDSIEGLSPAISIDQKTTSRNPRSTVGTVTEIYDYLRLLFARIGHPHCPEHGVEITSQTVEQMVDRIMQYPEKTRLQILAPVISGRKGEHKSLFADIAKQGFVRVRVDGELRDLSESIELEKNKKHTIEVVVDRIVVKEDIEARLADSIETALNLSGGQLLVDIMGQEELRFSSNFACPICGFSMEELTPRMFSFNTPFGACPDCDGLGVEMIVDPELLIPDTSKSVEEGAFAAWSGGTSTYYPQFLKSVCAHFGIPLDKPVSTFSQEQMNKLLYGTGNEKVHFRYENDFGQRKEAYVTFEGIIPNLERRYRDTNSEGIREYIEGYMSSKPCDVCKGHRLRKESLAVTVNDRNMAYVTSLSIGESLKFFDHLELSEKEQQIANLILKEIHSRLGFLVNVGLDYLNLSRSAGTLSGGEAQRIRLATQIGSSLMGVLYILDEPSIGLHQRDNDRLISTLEHMRDLGNTLIVVEHDEDTMMAADYIIDIGPGAGIHGGQVIAEGTPKEIMNDPNSLTGQYLSGRKFIPVNSKRRKTDGRWLEIKGAKENNLKNINVKIPIGVFTAVTGVSGSGKSTLVNEILYKTLARDLNRAKVRPGQYREMKGLEHIEKVIDIDQSPIGRTPRSNPATYTGVFDDIRDIYSQTNEAKIRGYKKGRFSFNVKGGRCEACRGDGIIKIEMHFLPDIYVPCEVCKGKRYNRETLEVKYKGKNIAEVLEMTVENATDFFQNIPKIHRKMQTLMDVGLGYITLGQPATTLSGGEAQRVKLASELYRRSTGKTMYILDEPTTGLHVDDIDRLLVVLHRLVDSGESVLVIEHNLDVIKTADYLIDLGPEGGSGGGTIIATGTPEDLVKVSESYTGKYLKPILERDTKRTKELNKVEAAR; from the coding sequence TTGGCCATTGAAAATCTTGTGATCAAAGGCGCTCGTGCACACAATCTGAAAAATATCGACGTCACGATACCGCGTGACAAGTTCGTCGTTCTTACGGGGCTTAGCGGCTCTGGCAAATCCTCTCTCGCATTCGATACGATTTATGCCGAGGGTCAGCGCCGTTACGTGGAATCCTTGTCCGCTTATGCACGCCAGTTCCTCGGACAGATGGAGAAACCGGATGTCGATTCCATTGAAGGCCTCTCGCCGGCGATATCGATTGACCAGAAAACGACGAGTCGCAACCCCCGCTCTACGGTAGGTACCGTCACGGAAATCTATGATTATTTGCGTCTCTTGTTCGCCCGGATCGGACACCCACACTGTCCGGAGCATGGCGTGGAGATTACCTCCCAGACGGTCGAGCAAATGGTAGACCGCATCATGCAGTATCCCGAGAAGACGAGACTGCAAATCCTCGCGCCGGTCATTTCCGGACGCAAGGGCGAGCATAAGAGCCTGTTCGCCGATATAGCGAAGCAGGGCTTCGTTCGGGTGCGCGTCGATGGAGAGCTGCGCGATCTGTCGGAAAGCATCGAACTCGAGAAGAACAAAAAACATACGATCGAGGTGGTTGTGGACCGGATCGTAGTTAAGGAAGATATAGAGGCACGTCTGGCCGATTCGATCGAGACGGCACTGAACCTATCAGGCGGTCAGCTCCTGGTTGATATCATGGGTCAGGAGGAGCTCAGGTTCAGCTCCAACTTTGCTTGCCCGATCTGCGGTTTTAGTATGGAAGAGCTGACGCCGAGAATGTTCTCCTTCAATACCCCTTTCGGTGCTTGTCCCGATTGTGACGGCTTGGGCGTCGAGATGATTGTGGATCCGGAGCTGCTTATACCGGATACGAGCAAAAGCGTGGAGGAAGGTGCCTTTGCCGCATGGAGCGGGGGCACATCCACTTATTATCCGCAGTTTCTGAAATCGGTCTGCGCGCATTTCGGCATTCCGCTGGACAAGCCGGTCAGTACTTTTAGCCAAGAACAGATGAATAAACTGTTGTACGGTACAGGCAATGAGAAGGTTCACTTCCGTTATGAGAATGACTTCGGTCAGCGCAAGGAAGCGTATGTAACCTTCGAGGGCATCATTCCGAACCTAGAACGTCGCTACCGCGATACGAATTCCGAGGGTATTCGCGAATACATCGAAGGTTATATGAGCAGCAAGCCATGCGATGTGTGTAAAGGTCATCGTCTCCGGAAGGAAAGCCTGGCCGTTACGGTCAATGACCGCAACATGGCCTATGTCACTAGCCTGTCGATCGGAGAGTCCCTGAAATTTTTCGATCATCTGGAGCTTAGCGAGAAAGAACAACAGATCGCAAATCTCATTCTGAAGGAGATTCACAGTCGTTTGGGCTTCCTTGTCAATGTGGGTCTGGATTACCTGAATCTCAGTCGTTCGGCGGGAACCCTGTCCGGTGGGGAAGCGCAGCGGATCCGGTTAGCCACGCAGATCGGATCAAGCCTGATGGGCGTGCTGTACATTCTGGACGAGCCCAGCATCGGGCTGCATCAACGGGATAATGACCGCCTGATCTCGACGCTGGAGCATATGCGGGATCTGGGCAATACGCTGATTGTGGTCGAGCATGACGAGGACACCATGATGGCTGCGGACTATATCATCGATATTGGTCCTGGCGCTGGTATTCATGGCGGCCAAGTCATCGCGGAGGGAACCCCGAAGGAGATTATGAACGACCCTAACTCTCTGACGGGCCAGTACCTGAGCGGCCGTAAGTTCATTCCGGTCAACAGCAAGCGGCGCAAGACCGATGGACGCTGGCTTGAGATTAAAGGCGCGAAAGAGAACAATCTGAAGAATATTAACGTGAAAATTCCGATTGGCGTCTTTACGGCGGTAACCGGTGTGTCCGGGTCAGGCAAGTCGACACTGGTCAACGAGATCCTCTACAAGACACTTGCTCGTGACTTGAACAGAGCCAAAGTACGTCCGGGGCAATACCGCGAGATGAAAGGTTTGGAGCATATCGAGAAGGTCATTGACATCGACCAGTCTCCGATTGGCCGTACGCCTCGCTCCAACCCGGCGACCTACACAGGCGTCTTCGACGATATCCGGGATATCTATTCCCAGACGAATGAAGCGAAGATTCGCGGATACAAGAAGGGCCGATTCAGCTTCAACGTGAAGGGTGGCCGCTGTGAGGCTTGCCGCGGGGACGGTATTATCAAGATTGAGATGCACTTCCTGCCGGATATCTACGTGCCTTGCGAAGTGTGTAAGGGCAAACGCTACAACCGCGAAACGCTCGAAGTCAAATATAAAGGCAAGAACATCGCTGAAGTACTGGAGATGACCGTTGAGAATGCAACGGATTTCTTCCAGAACATTCCGAAGATTCACCGGAAGATGCAGACGCTGATGGATGTCGGTCTGGGTTATATTACTTTGGGCCAGCCTGCCACCACGTTGTCCGGTGGTGAAGCCCAGCGCGTGAAGCTGGCTTCCGAGCTGTATCGCCGCAGCACAGGCAAAACGATGTATATTCTGGATGAACCGACTACCGGCCTGCATGTGGACGATATCGACCGTCTGCTCGTTGTGCTTCACCGCCTGGTGGATTCCGGGGAGTCCGTCCTTGTCATCGAGCACAATCTCGATGTCATTAAGACAGCGGACTATCTGATTGACCTAGGTCCGGAGGGCGGCAGCGGCGGTGGTACCATCATCGCTACCGGAACGCCAGAGGATTTAGTCAAGGTGTCCGAGTCTTATACAGGGAAGTACCTAAAACCCATCCTGGAACGCGATACGAAGCGAACCAAGGAATTGAACAAGGTGGAAGCGGCACGTTAA
- a CDS encoding ABC transporter permease: MNTMIIAWFELKRMATSRSVLINQFLLPLLLIFILGNALSGWFGNDQEFKQPSVRVGFVVNAVDGGQLPGSVQALTGSPEIQDILVQEMASSREEVEGKLRRGEVDYAVIIPASFDERMGQGADVKLELLPGRDRNLNLVADTIFKTFIADVNHKQAEVIVMGGDKVLAAQTAAPVETSSGSNVTIGKLSEKGATYSAAQYYAASMLIMFLLYSGQMASSSLLGERESRTLYRLQSAPVTPGTVFAGKIIGCSLITLVQAAAIVLGSMWLYGVKWGPHPLLLIMVCVLITLSSMTIATFITLVSSTAAGARGLMQAIIIAMTFVSGGFMPLPVEFFQKIASFTVNHWAMQSMLRMMLNSDVQLILTCLGMLAAITAALSAAAMITYRKVGYHA, from the coding sequence ATGAATACGATGATTATTGCCTGGTTTGAGCTAAAGCGGATGGCTACCAGCCGATCGGTGCTGATTAACCAGTTTTTGCTGCCACTCCTCCTTATTTTTATATTGGGAAATGCACTCTCGGGCTGGTTTGGCAACGATCAGGAGTTTAAACAGCCATCGGTCAGAGTGGGATTTGTAGTGAATGCTGTGGACGGAGGCCAGCTGCCGGGGAGTGTTCAGGCTCTAACCGGCTCACCGGAGATACAGGACATTCTGGTTCAAGAGATGGCATCCAGCCGTGAAGAGGTTGAAGGAAAGCTGCGCAGGGGCGAGGTGGATTATGCGGTGATAATTCCCGCTTCCTTTGATGAACGAATGGGCCAGGGAGCGGACGTGAAGCTTGAATTGTTGCCCGGAAGAGACCGTAATCTTAACCTGGTAGCAGACACCATCTTCAAGACCTTTATCGCGGATGTCAATCACAAACAGGCGGAGGTTATCGTTATGGGCGGAGATAAAGTTCTTGCCGCTCAAACGGCAGCACCTGTTGAAACCTCGTCCGGATCGAACGTAACGATCGGGAAACTAAGCGAGAAAGGAGCCACGTATTCAGCAGCCCAATATTACGCAGCCTCCATGCTGATCATGTTTCTTTTGTATTCCGGTCAGATGGCAAGCAGCAGTCTGCTGGGAGAGCGGGAAAGCCGGACCCTGTATCGCCTGCAAAGCGCACCGGTCACACCCGGAACTGTATTTGCCGGTAAGATTATTGGCTGCAGTCTGATTACGCTTGTACAGGCAGCAGCCATTGTGCTGGGTTCCATGTGGCTGTACGGCGTGAAATGGGGGCCTCACCCTTTGCTGCTCATCATGGTCTGCGTTTTAATCACGCTATCGTCCATGACCATTGCCACGTTTATAACCCTAGTCTCCTCAACGGCGGCAGGAGCCAGGGGGCTGATGCAGGCGATCATTATCGCCATGACATTTGTCAGCGGGGGATTCATGCCGCTTCCCGTGGAATTTTTCCAAAAGATCGCTTCCTTCACCGTCAATCATTGGGCCATGCAGAGCATGCTGCGGATGATGCTGAACAGCGACGTGCAATTGATTCTCACTTGTCTGGGTATGCTAGCGGCTATTACCGCGGCCCTGTCGGCTGCAGCCATGATTACGTACAGAAAGGTGGGATACCATGCATAG
- a CDS encoding flagellar motor protein, translating to MDITIIFGILAGLAALIGGFLWEGGHLSGLLQGAAALIVFGGTIAAVIVSFPATRLRTIPAALKLAFGRSNRSTDELIDAIVDMSVTARRDGVLALERISADHEDPFLREGMQMVVDGNDPEMVRQILELDINAAEQKHEGYAKIFESAGGYAPTMGIIGTVMGLIHVLGSLQDPTDLGPSIAVAFTATLYGVASANIIFLPIASKIKARSEEEIANMELLLEGIMAVQNGEHPLLVRKKLASFASAGTTDIPSSRGIVHEKAE from the coding sequence ATGGATATTACAATTATTTTTGGCATTCTCGCCGGTCTGGCCGCGTTGATCGGAGGGTTTTTATGGGAAGGCGGGCATCTGAGCGGCCTGCTGCAAGGAGCGGCTGCGCTTATCGTATTCGGCGGCACCATCGCGGCCGTCATCGTCAGTTTTCCGGCCACCCGGCTCCGCACCATCCCGGCTGCGCTCAAGCTGGCCTTCGGCCGCAGCAACCGTTCAACGGACGAGCTGATTGACGCCATTGTTGATATGTCGGTTACGGCCAGAAGAGACGGGGTCCTGGCGCTGGAGCGTATCTCCGCCGATCACGAGGATCCGTTCTTGCGGGAAGGCATGCAGATGGTCGTCGACGGCAACGATCCGGAGATGGTGCGCCAAATCCTGGAGCTCGATATCAATGCCGCCGAGCAGAAGCACGAAGGGTATGCCAAGATTTTCGAGTCCGCCGGGGGATATGCTCCTACCATGGGGATCATCGGTACCGTCATGGGATTGATCCACGTGCTGGGCAGTCTGCAAGACCCAACCGATCTCGGACCTTCGATCGCGGTCGCGTTCACCGCTACTTTATACGGCGTCGCAAGTGCCAATATTATCTTTTTGCCCATTGCGTCCAAGATTAAAGCACGTTCCGAAGAAGAAATTGCAAATATGGAGCTGCTGCTCGAAGGAATTATGGCTGTTCAGAACGGAGAGCACCCGCTGTTAGTTCGTAAAAAGCTAGCCTCCTTCGCTTCCGCTGGCACCACGGACATTCCGTCCTCAAGGGGGATTGTGCATGAAAAAGCCGAATAG
- a CDS encoding ABC transporter permease, with the protein MHSLTIAWHMVRRTLGRKRGWIVFLLVPCVVVTLTVFFLGQTSAASILVSYVNEDEGPAGQYLMNELERSGQYVLKEFESENMLREDLVENKSMVGVYIPGGFSDGLIEGQWPTVQVYEASTSEASVMIRMTADSAVTRLSGTAALIRETSEPAVDRMLMLQEVLKQSALNRVDTEVTDLNLYAKPGLSNVTGFTLMFMMTLISSVVSMMIDDRRQRTLSRMYTAPVRAYQIALGNFLGSLVVGSLQVIIVLALSRYVLRYDYGIPLLLHFLILMAFMMVSLGLASTVAGLIRNGQNAAMINSMIVTPTCMLGGCFWPLAIMPEFMQKIANFIPQKWAIEAVEIAATGGTFSDIALPLAILSLMAVILLAVGSAVLRPSERGAGQGA; encoded by the coding sequence ATGCATAGCTTAACCATAGCCTGGCATATGGTAAGACGCACACTGGGGCGCAAAAGAGGCTGGATCGTCTTCCTGCTGGTTCCTTGCGTGGTTGTTACCTTGACGGTGTTTTTCTTGGGGCAGACCTCGGCTGCGAGCATTCTGGTCTCTTATGTGAATGAGGATGAGGGCCCGGCAGGCCAGTATCTGATGAACGAGCTGGAGCGCAGCGGCCAATACGTACTCAAGGAGTTCGAATCCGAGAACATGTTGAGAGAAGACCTGGTGGAGAATAAAAGCATGGTAGGCGTTTATATACCGGGGGGCTTCAGCGACGGATTGATTGAAGGACAGTGGCCGACGGTTCAGGTATATGAGGCTTCAACTTCGGAAGCTTCGGTGATGATACGAATGACGGCGGACTCTGCGGTTACGCGTCTGAGCGGCACGGCTGCTTTGATTCGGGAAACCTCGGAGCCGGCTGTTGACCGCATGTTGATGCTGCAAGAAGTGCTCAAGCAATCCGCGCTGAATCGGGTGGATACTGAGGTCACGGATTTGAATCTGTACGCCAAGCCGGGACTCTCGAACGTAACAGGCTTTACCCTGATGTTCATGATGACCCTCATCTCCAGCGTTGTGTCGATGATGATCGATGACCGCAGACAGCGAACGCTGTCTCGCATGTACACTGCACCGGTGCGTGCCTATCAGATCGCTTTAGGTAATTTTCTGGGCAGCTTGGTGGTCGGCTCGTTGCAGGTGATCATCGTGCTCGCGCTCAGCCGGTATGTGCTCCGTTACGATTACGGAATTCCGTTACTGCTGCATTTCCTTATTCTGATGGCCTTTATGATGGTATCGTTAGGGCTGGCAAGTACGGTTGCTGGGTTGATCCGAAACGGGCAAAATGCGGCTATGATCAATTCCATGATCGTCACGCCGACCTGCATGCTGGGCGGGTGTTTCTGGCCGCTTGCTATCATGCCGGAATTCATGCAGAAGATCGCCAACTTCATACCGCAAAAATGGGCCATTGAGGCGGTGGAGATCGCGGCTACAGGCGGCACGTTTTCCGATATCGCACTGCCGCTAGCCATCCTCAGTCTGATGGCGGTCATTCTGCTGGCCGTCGGTTCCGCTGTCCTGCGGCCAAGCGAGCGCGGGGCAGGGCAAGGCGCTTAG
- a CDS encoding S-layer homology domain-containing protein, translating into MKKIACSVLIALAASALYINSSDNVQASAGVPVSDMMGFNAQEAIRLTEGGLHPGDGGRDIQPKAAISRQDFVILIVNALNLGTGELPGGATFKDVPNDHYAFSAIEAAVHAGLVKGVGNGRFGVGQPLTRQDMAVLYQRALQGVTNKETTDGEATQLELHEGSFSHYAKEAIVMAMELGLFQESTADALNPKGIVTQEEAASVTAKWLKAVEQINLETAEDGGETPPESPNSVIHGVVTSSSGSSSTTPAVTGSVQPHGGTESLVSQSGSPTTIPTAPMDLKFQYVKGQVQLTWTKQPGETYNIYYSEKSGTGYTLFADGANVKSGAYVTSDARFQETVYYVVEAVNSFGKSSYSNEVSSRPNKISGLQAILNEEDESIGLIWTDTQEGINYHVYYIGPDGVLYRLNDEPVVSRSYLIPNRNMLAGPSGRYTIHVVAVNKLNVSSEPSSEVALDVKKDPEDRITITDPSVALPSEDLEEEPAKEQRPIPEEYEEQE; encoded by the coding sequence ATGAAGAAAATCGCCTGTTCCGTTCTAATAGCTCTGGCAGCAAGTGCTTTATACATAAACTCATCCGATAACGTTCAAGCAAGTGCTGGTGTACCCGTTTCAGATATGATGGGCTTTAATGCGCAGGAAGCCATCCGGTTAACCGAAGGAGGACTCCATCCCGGTGACGGTGGTAGGGATATCCAGCCGAAAGCGGCCATCAGCAGGCAGGATTTTGTCATATTAATCGTCAATGCTTTGAATCTGGGCACAGGTGAACTTCCAGGAGGGGCTACCTTCAAGGATGTACCTAACGATCACTATGCTTTCTCCGCAATCGAAGCTGCGGTTCATGCAGGACTGGTGAAGGGGGTAGGGAACGGAAGATTTGGAGTTGGACAACCGCTGACACGTCAGGATATGGCCGTGCTGTATCAAAGAGCTCTGCAAGGGGTTACCAACAAGGAAACCACGGACGGGGAAGCCACGCAGCTGGAGTTACATGAAGGCTCCTTCAGCCATTATGCTAAGGAGGCTATCGTAATGGCCATGGAGCTAGGTCTCTTTCAGGAATCCACAGCAGATGCTTTGAATCCCAAGGGTATCGTTACTCAGGAAGAAGCGGCTTCGGTTACAGCGAAGTGGTTGAAAGCTGTGGAGCAAATCAACTTGGAAACTGCCGAAGACGGGGGAGAAACACCACCAGAAAGTCCGAACTCGGTAATCCATGGTGTAGTGACCTCATCATCGGGATCATCATCCACAACTCCTGCCGTTACCGGATCAGTACAGCCACATGGGGGGACAGAGTCCCTTGTATCTCAGTCGGGTTCGCCGACAACGATACCAACTGCTCCGATGGATCTGAAGTTCCAATATGTGAAGGGTCAGGTTCAATTAACCTGGACGAAGCAGCCAGGTGAAACCTACAATATCTATTACAGCGAGAAGTCCGGAACGGGTTATACATTGTTTGCTGACGGAGCGAATGTGAAATCAGGTGCCTACGTAACATCTGATGCGCGTTTTCAGGAGACCGTCTACTATGTGGTCGAGGCTGTGAACAGCTTCGGCAAGAGTAGCTATTCTAACGAAGTTTCGAGCCGTCCGAATAAAATATCCGGTCTTCAGGCCATCCTAAATGAGGAAGATGAATCCATTGGTTTAATCTGGACAGATACGCAGGAAGGCATAAACTATCATGTATATTACATAGGACCTGACGGAGTACTGTATCGTTTGAATGATGAACCTGTAGTGAGCCGTTCCTATCTTATTCCGAACCGCAATATGTTGGCAGGTCCGTCCGGCCGGTATACGATCCATGTGGTTGCTGTGAACAAATTGAATGTAAGCAGTGAACCGTCCAGTGAGGTTGCGCTGGATGTCAAGAAGGACCCTGAGGATCGGATTACGATCACAGATCCCTCTGTGGCATTGCCAAGTGAAGACTTAGAGGAGGAACCGGCAAAAGAGCAGAGACCGATTCCTGAGGAGTATGAGGAACAGGAGTGA
- a CDS encoding flagellar motor protein MotB, which produces MKKPNRRRRHRKQTEGEQRDRWMITYADLITLLLIFFVVMYAMSRLDTEKYKLVTQSLQATFQSGDSILEMGSGITGTADTENHKNPPPQPAANEEEEDKDAGSEPLTERELAFRAQEEELANFMGLIQQYVKDNQLEEDIFIADEPQGIAITLSDRFLFDVGKAELKPGAAPVLGKLASLFGDLNTTVSIEGHTDNVPIGRYSSYKDNWELSGARAMSVLRFFLESSKLDPEGFQYAGYADTRPAADNATAEGKQKNRRVEITVLRQLKE; this is translated from the coding sequence ATGAAAAAGCCGAATAGACGGCGCCGTCATCGCAAGCAGACCGAAGGCGAACAGCGCGACCGCTGGATGATCACCTATGCCGACCTGATTACGCTGCTCCTGATCTTTTTTGTTGTAATGTATGCCATGAGCCGGCTCGATACGGAAAAATACAAACTTGTCACCCAATCCCTGCAAGCCACCTTCCAGAGCGGAGACAGCATCCTGGAGATGGGTTCGGGCATTACCGGCACAGCCGATACGGAGAACCATAAGAATCCTCCACCGCAGCCTGCCGCCAATGAGGAAGAAGAGGATAAAGATGCTGGTTCAGAACCGCTAACTGAACGGGAGCTGGCTTTCCGTGCCCAGGAGGAAGAACTGGCGAACTTTATGGGGCTTATTCAGCAATACGTGAAAGACAACCAGCTCGAAGAGGATATCTTTATCGCGGACGAGCCGCAAGGGATTGCCATTACGTTAAGCGACCGCTTTCTGTTCGATGTCGGCAAGGCCGAGCTTAAACCCGGGGCCGCTCCCGTTCTGGGCAAATTGGCGAGCCTGTTCGGTGATTTAAACACCACCGTGAGCATCGAGGGGCATACGGACAATGTGCCAATCGGACGCTATTCCAGCTACAAGGACAACTGGGAGCTTTCCGGTGCCCGGGCGATGTCGGTACTGCGGTTCTTCCTTGAGAGCAGCAAGCTGGATCCGGAAGGCTTCCAGTATGCAGGTTATGCCGATACGAGGCCAGCCGCGGATAATGCGACTGCTGAAGGCAAGCAGAAGAACCGGCGGGTCGAAATTACCGTGTTACGACAGCTTAAGGAGTAG
- the uvrB gene encoding excinuclease ABC subunit UvrB encodes MSDLVVSTKSFEIQSEFQPQGDQPTAIDALVEGLRQGKKHQTLLGATGTGKTFTIAQTIAKVNRPTLVIAHNKTLAAQLASEFKEFFPNNSVDYFVSYYDYYQPEAYIPSSDTYIEKDSSINEEIDKLRHSATSSLFERRDVIIVASVSCIYGLGSPHEYGELLLSLRVGMEKPRNEILSRLVDIQYQRNDINFVRGTFRVRGDVIEIFPASKGEHAVRVELFGDEIERITEIDVLTGELVGEREHIAIFPASHFVTREETMRVAIVNIERELEERLELLRSEGKLLEAQRLEQRTRYDIEMMKEVGFCSGIENYSGPLTFREPGATPYTLLDYFPDDMLFVIDESHVTLPQIRAMYNGDRARKTVLVDHGFRLPSALDNRPLKFEEFEEKVNQIIYVSATPGPYEMEHCDTMVEQIIRPTGLLDPIIDVRPTEGQIDDLISEIHDRVERDERVLVTTLTKKMSEDLTDYLKEIGIKVRYMHSDIKTLERMQILRDLRLGTFHVLVGINLLREGLDLPEVSLVAILDADKEGFLRSDRALIQTIGRAARNSEGKVIMYGDKITDSMDRAIKETERRRSIQIAYNEKHGITPQTIRKKIRDVIEATKVAEGKADYLVGEGQKMSKKERQNLIQRLESEMKEAAKNLQFERAAELRDALLELQAE; translated from the coding sequence ATGAGCGATTTAGTTGTCAGTACCAAATCCTTTGAGATCCAGTCTGAATTCCAGCCGCAGGGCGATCAGCCCACGGCTATTGATGCGTTGGTCGAAGGACTCCGCCAAGGGAAAAAACATCAGACGCTGCTAGGTGCAACAGGAACGGGTAAGACGTTTACGATCGCGCAGACAATCGCCAAGGTAAACCGTCCCACACTCGTCATTGCGCATAACAAGACGCTGGCTGCACAGCTGGCCAGCGAGTTTAAAGAATTCTTTCCGAATAACTCGGTGGATTATTTCGTGAGTTATTACGATTACTATCAGCCGGAAGCTTATATCCCTTCCTCCGATACGTATATCGAGAAGGATTCCAGCATTAATGAAGAGATTGATAAGCTCCGCCACTCTGCAACGAGTTCGCTGTTCGAACGGCGCGATGTCATCATTGTGGCGAGCGTATCTTGCATATATGGCTTGGGTTCGCCGCATGAGTACGGAGAATTGCTGCTTTCGCTCAGGGTGGGCATGGAGAAGCCGCGCAATGAGATTTTGTCGCGGCTGGTTGATATCCAGTACCAGCGGAACGATATCAACTTCGTTCGCGGTACATTCCGCGTCCGTGGGGATGTGATCGAGATATTCCCTGCCTCCAAGGGGGAGCATGCCGTTCGCGTCGAGCTGTTCGGCGACGAGATCGAGCGGATCACGGAGATCGACGTCTTAACGGGCGAACTGGTTGGGGAACGCGAGCATATCGCCATCTTCCCGGCGTCTCACTTCGTTACCCGTGAAGAGACGATGCGGGTAGCAATCGTGAACATCGAGCGCGAATTGGAAGAACGCCTTGAACTGCTGCGCTCGGAAGGCAAGCTGCTGGAAGCGCAGCGCCTCGAGCAACGTACCCGTTACGACATCGAGATGATGAAGGAAGTCGGATTCTGCTCCGGCATCGAGAACTACTCCGGCCCTTTGACCTTCAGGGAGCCTGGTGCTACGCCATATACGCTCCTTGACTATTTCCCGGATGATATGTTGTTTGTCATTGATGAATCGCACGTTACGCTCCCGCAAATCCGCGCGATGTACAACGGTGACCGGGCACGGAAAACGGTGCTGGTTGATCACGGCTTCCGCCTGCCGTCCGCGCTGGATAACCGGCCGCTGAAGTTCGAGGAATTCGAGGAGAAAGTCAACCAGATCATCTACGTATCGGCCACGCCGGGTCCGTATGAGATGGAGCACTGCGATACGATGGTCGAACAGATCATCCGGCCGACAGGCCTGCTTGATCCGATCATTGATGTGCGCCCAACAGAAGGGCAGATCGATGACCTGATTAGCGAGATCCATGACCGGGTGGAACGTGACGAGCGTGTGCTCGTGACCACCCTCACGAAGAAGATGTCAGAGGACCTGACTGATTACCTGAAAGAAATTGGCATCAAGGTTCGTTACATGCACTCCGATATCAAGACATTGGAACGGATGCAGATTCTGCGCGATCTGCGGCTTGGTACATTCCACGTGCTGGTGGGTATTAACCTTCTACGGGAGGGTCTTGACCTGCCGGAGGTTTCCTTGGTTGCGATTCTGGATGCGGACAAGGAAGGTTTCCTCCGCTCGGACCGCGCTCTTATCCAGACGATTGGCCGGGCTGCCCGGAACTCGGAAGGTAAAGTGATCATGTATGGTGATAAGATCACAGACTCTATGGATCGGGCCATTAAGGAAACCGAGCGCCGCCGCAGCATCCAGATTGCATATAATGAGAAGCACGGTATTACACCGCAAACGATCCGTAAGAAGATCCGCGATGTCATCGAAGCAACAAAGGTTGCAGAGGGAAAAGCAGATTATCTGGTGGGAGAAGGACAGAAGATGTCGAAGAAAGAGCGTCAGAATCTGATCCAGCGTCTGGAATCCGAGATGAAGGAAGCGGCCAAGAATTTGCAATTCGAGCGTGCGGCAGAGCTTCGTGATGCGCTGCTGGAGCTGCAAGCCGAATAA